From Flavipsychrobacter sp., a single genomic window includes:
- the pheS gene encoding phenylalanine--tRNA ligase subunit alpha: MQSLQEKINALKAEIEETMLASADELEQYRIKFLGTKGIVKEIFSEMKNVPKEMKKEAGQMLNTFKKAAEAKFEEFKYLQGGGGKKAANVDITLPGTPQALGTRHPLRIVENEIVSILEKIGFSVATGPEVEDDWHNFTSLNMPADHTARDMQDTFYVQQNPDWVLRTHTSSVQARILEEKELPVRVICPGRVYRNETISARAHCFFHQVEGLYVDKNVSFADLKQTLYYFVTELFGEKTKVRFRPSYFPFTEPSAEMDISCTVCGGDGCSLCKHTGWVEILGCGMVHPNMLRNFGIDPEVYTGFAFGMGVERITQIKFQVNDLRLYSQNDVRFLKQFQSL, encoded by the coding sequence ATGCAATCGCTACAGGAAAAGATAAATGCACTAAAAGCAGAGATAGAAGAAACAATGCTCGCCAGCGCGGATGAGCTAGAGCAATATCGTATCAAGTTTCTAGGTACCAAGGGTATTGTGAAGGAGATATTCAGTGAAATGAAGAATGTGCCTAAGGAAATGAAGAAAGAAGCAGGGCAAATGCTTAACACCTTCAAGAAAGCTGCTGAGGCCAAGTTTGAAGAGTTTAAATATCTGCAAGGTGGTGGTGGAAAGAAAGCTGCTAATGTAGATATTACCCTACCAGGTACACCACAAGCTTTAGGTACACGCCATCCGTTGCGTATTGTAGAAAATGAGATCGTATCCATACTCGAAAAGATAGGTTTTAGCGTAGCTACAGGGCCTGAAGTAGAGGATGACTGGCATAACTTCACCTCGTTGAATATGCCTGCCGACCATACTGCACGTGATATGCAGGATACATTCTATGTGCAGCAAAACCCAGACTGGGTGCTACGTACCCATACCTCAAGCGTACAGGCAAGAATATTAGAAGAGAAAGAACTGCCCGTACGTGTAATATGCCCAGGGCGTGTATATAGAAACGAAACCATATCAGCTCGTGCACACTGCTTCTTCCATCAGGTAGAAGGTCTGTATGTAGATAAAAATGTATCGTTTGCCGACTTGAAGCAAACACTTTACTACTTCGTAACAGAGCTTTTTGGTGAAAAAACCAAAGTTCGTTTCCGTCCATCTTATTTCCCATTCACAGAGCCAAGTGCAGAGATGGATATCTCTTGTACTGTATGTGGTGGCGATGGTTGCAGCTTGTGTAAGCACACTGGCTGGGTAGAGATACTAGGTTGTGGTATGGTACACCCCAACATGCTACGCAACTTTGGTATAGACCCTGAGGTATATACAGGTTTTGCCTTTGGTATGGGTGTAGAGCGTATCACACAGATCAAGTTTCAGGTGAATGATTTGCGACTATATTCACAGAACGACGTAAGATTCCTCAAGCAATTTCAGTCTTTATAG
- a CDS encoding NAD-dependent epimerase/dehydratase family protein codes for MVDDAHITLITGASGFLGSHLVRHLSAQGHSVRALYNSTLPSDELRELKGVDWQQADLLDIFDVERVMEGVSKVYHCAAIVSFAPKDKERMVHFNIEATKHIVNECIERGISRIVYVSSVAALGRNAEAKEITEEEQWEESKYNSTYAYSKHRAELEVWRGVGEGLHANIVCPGVILGEGNWEVGSANLLKVVAQEFPFYTDGVNSFVDVKDVVKAMYLLMEGDVQDERFILSAGNFPYKRIFTLMARQLGVRPPHIHASRWMTELVWRWKAIQAFITGKQHTITKETAATAQRKTYYNNTKLPQYIPDFQYTAIEDTIGRMAEAYKAQKVNE; via the coding sequence TTGGTAGACGATGCACATATCACACTCATTACAGGAGCAAGTGGTTTTTTAGGTAGCCATTTGGTGCGCCATCTATCTGCTCAAGGGCATTCGGTAAGGGCATTATATAATAGCACTTTACCAAGCGATGAGCTCCGCGAACTCAAAGGTGTAGACTGGCAACAGGCTGATCTGCTAGATATATTTGACGTGGAGCGTGTGATGGAGGGTGTTAGTAAGGTATATCACTGTGCTGCCATAGTGTCTTTTGCCCCTAAGGATAAAGAGCGCATGGTACACTTCAACATAGAAGCTACTAAGCATATAGTAAACGAGTGTATAGAGCGTGGCATCAGCCGTATTGTATATGTCAGCTCTGTAGCTGCACTAGGTAGAAATGCCGAAGCTAAAGAAATAACCGAAGAAGAACAGTGGGAAGAGAGTAAATACAACTCTACCTACGCCTATAGTAAACATCGTGCAGAGCTAGAAGTATGGCGTGGTGTAGGTGAAGGGTTACATGCCAATATCGTGTGTCCTGGTGTGATATTGGGTGAGGGCAACTGGGAGGTAGGGTCTGCCAACTTATTGAAAGTGGTGGCTCAAGAGTTTCCTTTTTATACTGATGGGGTCAACTCTTTTGTAGATGTGAAAGATGTTGTCAAAGCCATGTACTTACTTATGGAAGGCGATGTGCAGGACGAACGCTTTATACTAAGTGCAGGCAATTTCCCGTATAAAAGGATATTCACCCTAATGGCGAGACAACTAGGAGTACGTCCGCCGCATATACATGCCAGTAGGTGGATGACAGAATTGGTATGGAGGTGGAAGGCAATACAGGCATTTATTACGGGGAAACAACATACTATTACTAAAGAAACCGCTGCTACAGCACAGCGTAAAACCTACTATAATAACACCAAGTTGCCGCAGTATATACCTGATTTTCAGTATACTGCTATAGAAGACACTATTGGCAGAATGGCAGAGGCCTACAAGGCACAGAAAGTTAACGAATAG
- the rho gene encoding transcription termination factor Rho — MPYDILQLNDMLVPELVDVANTMKIKNVKKLDKQELIYKILDQQALNESEKPTAKDEKPKAKRTRKTSAKTAPKEDTAKEKSEDAAGEEAKDEKPKTRRTRKATPKEEAPTAEERPTPKPTPKPVATDNDEEEDDEEDSGIIMPPAEGEEEGVDIIAKEEITKEPNREEGRDNRDNNRGRNQRNQNNGRNNGGRREREQSGFSAEFDGVVSSEGVLEMMPDGYGFLRSSDYNYLSSPDDIYVSPSQIKLFGLKTGDTVKGSIRPPKEGEKYFALLKVETINGKLPDEIRDRVPFDYLTPLFPFEKLNLFTNKNNLGTRVMDLFTPIGKGQRGLIVAQPKTGKTMLLKEVANAIAANHPECYLMIVLVDERPEEVTDMQRSVNAEVIASTFDEPAEKHVKVSTIALQKAKRLVEVGHDVVILLDSITRLARAHNTVAPSSGKVLSGGVEANAMQKPKQFFGAARKIENGGSLTILATALIETGSKMDEVIFEEFKGTGNMELMLDRRLANKRIFPAIDITSSSTRRDDLLLGKEVMNKMIILRNHISDMHTDEAMNFLRQQMRGTENNEEFLIQMGK, encoded by the coding sequence ATGCCTTACGATATTTTACAACTGAACGACATGCTCGTTCCGGAATTGGTAGACGTAGCCAATACAATGAAAATCAAAAACGTTAAGAAGTTGGACAAGCAAGAGCTTATTTATAAGATCCTGGACCAACAAGCACTTAACGAATCAGAAAAGCCTACTGCTAAAGACGAAAAGCCTAAAGCAAAACGAACCCGCAAAACCAGTGCTAAAACAGCACCAAAGGAAGATACTGCTAAAGAGAAAAGTGAGGACGCAGCAGGTGAGGAAGCTAAAGACGAAAAGCCTAAAACTCGCCGTACGCGCAAAGCAACACCGAAGGAAGAAGCACCTACAGCAGAAGAAAGACCAACACCAAAGCCTACCCCAAAACCTGTAGCTACAGATAATGATGAAGAGGAAGACGATGAGGAGGATTCAGGAATAATAATGCCGCCTGCCGAAGGAGAGGAAGAGGGAGTAGATATTATAGCTAAAGAAGAAATTACAAAAGAGCCCAATAGAGAAGAGGGCAGAGACAATAGAGATAACAACAGAGGCAGAAACCAAAGAAACCAAAATAATGGTCGTAACAATGGTGGACGCAGAGAGCGTGAGCAATCAGGATTCAGCGCTGAGTTTGACGGGGTGGTGAGTAGTGAAGGGGTATTAGAAATGATGCCAGATGGTTATGGTTTCCTACGTAGTAGTGACTATAACTACTTGAGTTCTCCAGATGATATCTATGTATCACCATCGCAAATAAAACTATTTGGGCTTAAGACTGGTGATACTGTAAAGGGTAGCATACGCCCGCCGAAAGAGGGAGAGAAATATTTTGCCTTGCTAAAGGTGGAGACCATAAATGGTAAACTACCGGATGAGATACGTGATCGTGTACCTTTCGATTACCTGACACCACTTTTCCCTTTTGAGAAACTGAATCTGTTTACTAATAAAAACAATCTTGGTACCCGTGTTATGGATCTCTTTACCCCAATAGGTAAAGGGCAGCGTGGACTGATAGTGGCACAACCTAAGACAGGTAAAACCATGCTACTAAAAGAGGTGGCCAATGCCATAGCGGCCAACCACCCTGAGTGTTACCTGATGATAGTACTGGTAGATGAAAGACCGGAAGAGGTAACCGATATGCAACGTAGTGTAAACGCTGAGGTTATCGCTTCAACCTTTGATGAGCCTGCAGAGAAACACGTAAAAGTATCGACCATAGCATTACAAAAAGCAAAGCGCCTTGTAGAAGTAGGACATGATGTAGTGATTCTATTAGACTCGATCACACGTTTGGCACGTGCACACAATACAGTAGCTCCGTCAAGTGGTAAGGTGCTAAGTGGTGGTGTGGAAGCCAATGCAATGCAGAAGCCAAAACAATTCTTTGGTGCTGCACGTAAGATAGAGAATGGTGGCTCGTTAACTATACTAGCTACAGCTCTTATAGAAACTGGTAGCAAGATGGATGAGGTAATCTTTGAAGAATTTAAGGGTACCGGTAACATGGAGTTGATGCTTGACCGCAGACTTGCCAACAAGCGTATCTTCCCAGCTATAGACATTACCTCATCGTCTACCCGTAGAGACGACCTGTTACTAGGAAAAGAGGTGATGAATAAAATGATCATTTTGCGTAACCATATATCTGATATGCATACAGATGAGGCGATGAATTTCCTTCGTCAGCAAATGCGTGGTACAGAAAATAACGAAGAATTCTTGATACAGATGGGTAAATAA
- a CDS encoding pirin-like C-terminal cupin domain-containing protein encodes MMSRRKFIKGSAIIGASVAMPSVLLGQSGMFSSRTNRKIYRVLNADRVNVGTLPVMRAFAGNHLDHVSPFVLFDEFGPIDVTPGQDALRVDAHPHAGVIPTTYFLSGSGHHKDSLDYDFQIGTGEFMMFSSGRGAIHMEESGQKLKDDGGNLHGFQIWLNMPAQHKYDDPSTIVYRDQHMPTLVEKDYTAKVVLGEMNGAKSTIETFTPTFYYYIKLNPQGRIDIPVDPTHNAFVYHVSGQVEIEDQHELKLHQIALYQRGGNNINIYSETGAEVFVMGGQPLNEPVFAYGPFVMNNEEQIHRAYADYSSGKMGDPNEVNR; translated from the coding sequence ATGATGAGTAGACGCAAATTCATAAAAGGCTCGGCCATTATAGGGGCTAGTGTTGCTATGCCCTCTGTGTTGTTAGGACAATCAGGAATGTTCTCTTCGCGAACGAACAGGAAGATATATCGTGTGCTAAATGCCGACCGTGTGAATGTGGGAACTCTACCTGTTATGCGCGCCTTTGCAGGCAACCATCTGGATCATGTGTCTCCTTTTGTACTTTTCGACGAGTTTGGACCTATAGATGTAACTCCGGGACAAGATGCATTACGAGTAGATGCACACCCACATGCTGGGGTGATACCTACCACCTATTTTCTTTCAGGCAGTGGGCATCATAAGGATAGCTTGGACTATGATTTTCAAATAGGCACTGGAGAGTTTATGATGTTCAGCTCAGGGCGTGGAGCTATACACATGGAAGAGTCAGGACAAAAGCTGAAGGACGATGGCGGCAACTTACATGGGTTTCAGATATGGCTCAATATGCCTGCTCAGCATAAATATGATGACCCATCGACAATTGTGTACCGCGATCAACACATGCCCACACTAGTAGAGAAAGACTATACCGCCAAAGTAGTATTGGGCGAAATGAATGGTGCTAAATCTACCATAGAAACTTTCACACCCACATTCTACTACTATATCAAACTTAATCCGCAAGGACGTATCGACATACCAGTAGACCCAACACATAATGCCTTCGTCTACCATGTGAGTGGACAAGTAGAGATTGAAGACCAACACGAACTGAAACTACACCAAATAGCCTTATATCAGCGTGGAGGAAACAATATCAATATCTATAGTGAAACAGGAGCTGAAGTATTTGTTATGGGTGGGCAACCCCTGAACGAACCCGTGTTTGCCTACGGACCATTTGTGATGAATAACGAAGAGCAGATACACCGCGCCTATGCCGACTATAGCTCTGGTAAGATGGGCGACCCCAATGAAGTAAACCGCTAG
- a CDS encoding radical SAM protein, with product MPVRKYTYYDYTISLCPTCLKRIEAKIVFEEGKVYMLKTCADHGFHKVLIATDVEYYKSIRNYNKPSETPLKFSNKVHYGCPYDCGLCTDHEQHSCLTLIEVTDRCNLACPTCYAMSSPHYGRHRTLEEIEKMLDIIVESEGEPDVVQISGGEPTIHPQFFEILDIAKKKPIKHLMVNTNGVRIANDPGFAEKLATYMPDFELYLQWDSFRPEVLETLRGKDLTDVRYKAIEKLNELNLSTTLVMTLQKGLNDDEIGKSIEYALQQRCVRGVTFQPVQIAGRFEHDPEKNRLTLTDVREGILNQTDIFKPNDILPVPCNPDALAMGYALKLNGQVFPLTRYVDPDMLLDSSKNTIVYEQDDKLHEQIFKVFSTAVSVDAVTEDMNQLLCCLPQIKAPGLTYDNLFRIIIMRFIDAYDFDVRAIKKSCVHIVSKSGQIIPFETMNLFYRDEKEAYLNQLKEGFEPIRK from the coding sequence ATGCCCGTAAGAAAGTATACCTACTATGATTATACCATCAGCCTATGCCCTACTTGTTTGAAAAGAATAGAGGCAAAAATTGTATTTGAAGAGGGCAAGGTATACATGCTGAAGACCTGTGCAGACCACGGCTTTCATAAAGTACTTATAGCTACCGATGTAGAGTATTACAAGAGCATTCGCAACTACAACAAACCATCGGAGACACCACTAAAGTTTAGCAATAAAGTACACTACGGCTGCCCGTACGATTGTGGCTTGTGTACCGACCACGAACAACATAGTTGCCTCACGTTGATAGAAGTGACCGACCGTTGCAACCTTGCTTGCCCTACCTGCTATGCTATGTCATCGCCACACTATGGTAGGCACAGAACATTAGAGGAGATAGAAAAAATGCTAGACATCATAGTAGAGAGTGAAGGCGAGCCTGACGTAGTACAGATAAGTGGTGGAGAACCTACGATACATCCACAATTCTTTGAGATACTAGACATCGCCAAGAAGAAACCCATAAAGCACCTGATGGTAAATACTAACGGTGTACGCATAGCAAACGACCCAGGCTTCGCTGAGAAGCTGGCTACTTATATGCCCGATTTCGAGCTGTACCTACAGTGGGACTCCTTTCGACCAGAAGTATTGGAGACATTAAGAGGAAAAGACCTGACTGATGTGCGCTACAAAGCGATAGAAAAACTGAACGAACTGAACCTATCTACTACCCTTGTGATGACTTTACAAAAAGGGCTGAATGATGATGAGATAGGTAAGAGTATAGAGTATGCTTTGCAACAGCGTTGTGTACGTGGTGTAACCTTCCAACCCGTGCAGATAGCAGGACGTTTTGAGCATGATCCCGAAAAGAATAGACTAACCCTTACGGATGTACGCGAGGGGATATTGAACCAAACAGACATCTTCAAACCAAACGATATACTACCCGTGCCCTGCAACCCCGATGCACTGGCTATGGGTTATGCACTGAAACTGAATGGACAGGTGTTTCCGCTAACCAGATATGTAGACCCCGATATGCTGCTAGATAGCTCTAAGAACACCATAGTATACGAGCAGGATGATAAACTACACGAGCAGATATTCAAAGTATTCAGCACGGCGGTATCTGTAGATGCAGTGACGGAGGATATGAACCAGCTCCTCTGCTGCCTGCCACAGATAAAAGCACCAGGACTTACCTACGACAATCTGTTCCGTATCATCATCATGAGGTTTATAGATGCTTATGATTTTGATGTGCGTGCCATAAAAAAATCTTGCGTGCATATAGTGAGCAAGAGTGGACAGATCATACCTTTTGAAACAATGAACCTTTTTTATAGAGATGAAAAAGAGGCCTATCTGAACCAATTAAAAGAAGGCTTTGAACCAATAAGAAAGTAA
- a CDS encoding prolipoprotein diacylglyceryl transferase encodes MDYPYSIHIAGQNILLHGIFEFLGVFIAFRYYLYLSRRKDDGINRTNRIWIIIAATFGAVLGARVVGSLELVYELRITANKLAYFWGNKTILGGLLGGMLAVEGMKKLIGEKHSSGDLITFPLILGMIIGRIGCYSAGMFEETYGIPTTLPWGMNLGDGLARHPVTLYEIAFLISMWVLLVQFEKRYVLTEGSRFKIFLMAYCLFRFLLDFIKPGWRYAFGLGTIQIAALTGLLYYIRYIVKPSLLISHKR; translated from the coding sequence TTGGACTACCCGTATAGCATACACATAGCTGGTCAAAACATTTTGCTACATGGCATCTTTGAGTTTCTTGGGGTGTTCATTGCCTTTCGTTACTACTTATACCTCAGCCGCAGAAAAGATGATGGTATCAACCGTACTAACCGTATATGGATTATCATAGCTGCTACATTTGGGGCAGTATTGGGTGCACGCGTAGTGGGTAGCCTTGAGCTGGTTTACGAGTTGCGCATCACTGCCAACAAGCTGGCGTACTTCTGGGGGAATAAAACCATACTCGGTGGACTGCTTGGTGGTATGCTTGCGGTAGAGGGTATGAAAAAACTGATAGGAGAAAAGCACAGCAGTGGCGACCTCATCACTTTCCCGCTGATACTGGGTATGATAATAGGACGTATAGGCTGCTATAGTGCAGGCATGTTTGAAGAGACCTATGGCATACCCACCACACTACCTTGGGGTATGAACTTGGGAGACGGACTTGCACGTCATCCTGTAACATTATATGAGATAGCATTTCTCATAAGCATGTGGGTGCTCCTCGTACAGTTTGAGAAAAGATACGTACTCACAGAAGGTAGTCGTTTCAAAATATTCCTGATGGCATATTGCCTATTCCGTTTCTTATTAGATTTTATAAAACCCGGATGGCGTTATGCATTTGGGTTGGGTACGATACAGATTGCTGCTTTAACAGGACTTTTGTATTACATCCGCTATATTGTAAAACCATCATTACTCATCAGTCACAAACGATAA
- a CDS encoding DUF2834 domain-containing protein: protein MKHTYLLLAMLGFIAPNILVTMVSVETGNILLWLHPMETISNMFANKIASAFVIDLLFVVIVFMLWSFQEARKYKIKNIGFIWLLAFLFGLAGTLPLFLYLKEKKVQN from the coding sequence ATGAAACATACGTATCTCTTATTGGCTATGCTTGGTTTTATAGCCCCCAATATTTTAGTAACAATGGTATCTGTAGAAACAGGGAATATACTCTTATGGCTACACCCTATGGAAACCATCAGTAATATGTTTGCCAATAAAATAGCCAGTGCTTTTGTCATAGACCTCTTATTTGTGGTAATAGTGTTTATGCTTTGGAGTTTTCAAGAGGCTAGGAAATACAAGATCAAGAACATCGGCTTTATTTGGCTGCTTGCATTCTTATTTGGCTTGGCAGGCACACTACCTCTATTCCTATACCTAAAAGAAAAAAAAGTGCAGAATTAG
- a CDS encoding Crp/Fnr family transcriptional regulator codes for MFAGFIDYIQQRTTFTQEELDYVQNLLPLKTFKRGEYLLKEGTISDAFFFNVQGFVRLFYNVEGQEHTAYFYTEGDFVSAYESYVRQTPTTLNFQAIEDTTVVVISRTNANLLLQQSPKFTMLAIAAMEEEMIANQNIIASLLTRSPEERYKKLLSDHQDYFQRIPQHYIASFIGVQPESLSRIKKRYSEGQKS; via the coding sequence ATGTTTGCTGGCTTTATAGACTACATACAACAACGTACAACTTTTACCCAAGAGGAATTAGATTATGTACAAAATCTATTGCCGTTAAAAACTTTTAAGCGGGGGGAATACCTTTTAAAAGAGGGTACAATTTCAGATGCTTTTTTCTTCAATGTTCAAGGATTTGTACGGCTGTTTTATAATGTAGAAGGTCAAGAGCATACTGCTTATTTCTACACCGAAGGAGACTTTGTGAGCGCTTATGAAAGTTATGTTCGTCAAACACCTACTACTTTAAACTTTCAGGCTATAGAAGACACTACTGTAGTGGTGATAAGTAGAACTAATGCCAACCTGCTGCTGCAACAATCGCCAAAATTTACTATGCTAGCCATAGCAGCTATGGAAGAAGAGATGATCGCCAATCAAAACATTATTGCTTCCTTACTTACCAGATCGCCCGAAGAGCGTTACAAAAAGCTACTTAGCGATCATCAAGATTATTTTCAACGCATACCACAACATTACATAGCTTCCTTTATTGGAGTACAGCCAGAGTCGTTAAGTAGAATAAAGAAAAGATATTCAGAAGGTCAAAAATCATAA
- a CDS encoding GAF domain-containing protein → MGALTAAQEQERLNEVHRFLQLDFDQTKEFQNIVDLASEIGNTPVALITLLDKDANWVKAKSGLELPEAMPRETSFCQYAISQTGTLIINDATKDNRFDNNPLVHEPPSVRFYAGAPIVVKGSIRLGNLCLFDVRPNELNDFQERALEVLARQATYIMELKLSQKILQQHIDEIEDKNAKFQKIAHVQSHEVRQPLTSIMGIINIIKEDGYKADEDKLRMLEEAAHQLDNKIHEIVSHTIG, encoded by the coding sequence ATGGGAGCACTTACTGCCGCTCAAGAGCAAGAGAGATTAAACGAGGTTCATCGATTTTTACAACTTGATTTCGACCAAACTAAGGAGTTTCAGAATATTGTAGATCTAGCTTCAGAAATTGGTAATACTCCTGTGGCTTTGATCACGCTTTTAGATAAAGATGCCAATTGGGTAAAAGCTAAGAGTGGTCTTGAACTACCTGAGGCTATGCCAAGAGAGACCTCTTTTTGCCAATACGCCATTAGCCAAACAGGAACGTTAATTATAAACGATGCAACTAAAGACAATAGGTTTGATAATAATCCTTTAGTGCATGAGCCGCCTAGTGTACGTTTTTATGCAGGGGCACCAATTGTAGTAAAAGGTAGTATTAGGTTGGGTAACCTTTGTTTGTTTGATGTGAGGCCAAATGAATTGAATGATTTTCAAGAAAGGGCACTAGAGGTATTGGCTAGGCAAGCTACTTATATCATGGAGCTTAAACTTAGTCAGAAAATACTGCAGCAGCATATAGATGAAATAGAGGATAAGAATGCAAAATTCCAAAAAATAGCACATGTACAGTCGCACGAAGTACGCCAACCATTAACGTCTATTATGGGTATCATCAATATTATTAAAGAAGACGGCTATAAAGCCGATGAAGATAAACTGCGTATGCTAGAAGAGGCTGCCCACCAGCTTGATAATAAGATACATGAAATAGTGAGTCACACAATTGGATAG
- a CDS encoding T9SS type A sorting domain-containing protein, with translation MKKLFSLFFTLSFFLAIHAHGQVRNINLEVKLLTPQNNDILYVTKQFDITTQIKNLGPDTITTNDTAAWYLSFNGGQIQFGSPPMDHINYPTPNLLPGDSAQVRIQFTLNQGWSTGTSIVCSKMELKNATDSIVDNDTTNNTSCASTDVRDLLSVSNLSSTIKDISVYPNPASDVVNFDLMLSSKTDVSIWITDITGKVILHSQHNGLAAGQQKLKISLDELPTGNYLYKLQTNSGIKYGKLAVE, from the coding sequence ATGAAAAAACTATTCTCCCTTTTCTTCACATTATCCTTCTTCCTTGCAATACACGCGCATGGGCAAGTAAGAAACATCAATTTAGAAGTTAAACTACTAACACCACAAAACAATGACATCCTCTACGTTACAAAACAATTTGACATTACTACCCAGATCAAAAACTTAGGCCCTGACACTATTACTACAAATGATACCGCAGCTTGGTATTTATCTTTCAACGGGGGGCAAATACAGTTTGGCAGCCCTCCAATGGATCATATAAACTACCCAACCCCAAACTTGCTACCTGGTGACTCTGCACAAGTAAGAATACAATTTACATTGAATCAAGGCTGGTCTACAGGAACATCTATAGTCTGCTCAAAAATGGAACTAAAAAATGCTACAGATAGCATTGTAGATAACGACACTACTAACAATACCAGTTGTGCCTCAACAGATGTTCGCGACCTATTATCGGTATCCAACCTGTCATCAACAATTAAGGATATATCTGTTTATCCTAACCCTGCAAGTGATGTCGTCAACTTTGACCTAATGCTCAGCAGTAAAACTGATGTATCTATCTGGATAACTGACATTACTGGGAAAGTGATCTTACATAGTCAACATAATGGACTAGCAGCCGGACAGCAAAAACTAAAGATATCCTTAGATGAATTGCCAACTGGCAATTATCTCTATAAGCTACAAACTAACAGTGGCATAAAGTATGGGAAGCTAGCAGTTGAGTAG
- a CDS encoding nuclear transport factor 2 family protein produces MRYLFILLLLVLSACGQHQLEEQAIEELLHQQAAAWNSGDLEQYMELGYWHNDSLVFIGSRGPTYGFDATLINYKRSYPTNEKMGQLRFSNLKFKRLSSTYYFVIGSWALARTDGDLNGHFSLLFRKINGSWKIVADHSS; encoded by the coding sequence ATGAGATACTTATTCATACTGCTATTGCTAGTTTTATCGGCATGTGGGCAACACCAGCTGGAAGAACAAGCTATAGAAGAACTACTACACCAACAAGCGGCAGCATGGAATAGTGGAGACCTAGAGCAATATATGGAACTGGGCTATTGGCATAACGACAGCCTTGTTTTTATAGGCAGCCGCGGACCAACCTATGGTTTTGATGCCACACTGATCAACTACAAAAGATCTTATCCTACTAATGAAAAGATGGGGCAACTTCGTTTTAGCAATCTTAAATTCAAGCGACTGTCTTCTACTTACTATTTTGTAATAGGCAGTTGGGCACTTGCAAGAACTGATGGTGACCTGAATGGGCATTTCTCCTTACTCTTCAGAAAAATAAATGGCTCTTGGAAGATAGTAGCCGACCATAGCAGCTAA